A stretch of the bacterium SCSIO 12827 genome encodes the following:
- the xsc gene encoding sulfoacetaldehyde acetyltransferase: MTKMNTEEAFVKVLQMHGIEHAFGIIGSAMMPISDLFPKAGITFWDCAHECNAGMMADGFTRSSGKMAMCVAQNGPGITNFVTPVKTAYWNHTPMLLVTPQAANKTIGQGGFQEIPQMALFEDMVCYQEEVRDPTRIAEVLNRVITEAWRGSGPAQINVPRDFWTQIVDIDLPQVINIERPSGGKQAIADAAKMLSTAKFPVILNGAGVVLSGGIEASKALAERLSAPVCCGYQHNDAFPGSHPLFAGPLGYNGSKAGMELISKADVVLALGTRLNPFSTLPGYGMDYWPKNAKIIQVDIKAERIGLTKKVDVAIQGDAKQVAEQILAGLAPTAGDAGRKEREDLISTTKSRWLQTLSSMDHEDDDPGTTWNERARNKHPERMSPRMAWRAIQAALPRDAIISSDIGNNCAIGNAYPTFEQGRKYLAPGLFGPCGYGFPSIMGAKIACPDTPVVGFAGDGAFGISANEMTAVGRDEWPAITMVIFRNYQWGAEKRNTTLWYQDNFVGTELDLDVQYAKIADACGLKGVQVTTMQELTEALDAAVKAQMENKQTTFIEVILNQELGEPFRRDAMKAPVEVAGINPGDMRPQKGA; the protein is encoded by the coding sequence ATGACCAAAATGAACACGGAAGAGGCCTTCGTTAAGGTCCTCCAGATGCACGGCATCGAACATGCCTTCGGCATCATCGGGTCGGCCATGATGCCGATCTCGGACCTGTTCCCCAAGGCGGGGATCACCTTCTGGGACTGTGCCCATGAATGCAACGCCGGCATGATGGCCGACGGCTTCACGCGCTCTTCCGGCAAGATGGCCATGTGCGTGGCCCAGAACGGCCCCGGCATCACCAACTTCGTGACGCCGGTCAAGACCGCCTACTGGAACCACACCCCGATGCTGCTGGTCACGCCGCAGGCGGCCAACAAGACCATCGGCCAGGGCGGGTTCCAGGAAATCCCGCAGATGGCCCTGTTCGAAGACATGGTCTGCTACCAGGAAGAAGTCCGCGACCCGACCCGCATCGCCGAGGTCCTGAACCGCGTGATCACCGAAGCCTGGCGCGGCTCCGGCCCGGCGCAGATCAACGTGCCGCGTGATTTCTGGACCCAGATCGTCGACATCGACCTGCCGCAGGTCATCAACATCGAACGCCCGTCGGGCGGCAAGCAGGCCATCGCCGACGCCGCCAAGATGCTGTCGACCGCCAAATTCCCGGTCATCCTGAACGGTGCCGGCGTGGTGCTGTCGGGCGGCATCGAGGCATCGAAGGCCCTGGCCGAACGCCTGTCCGCGCCGGTGTGCTGCGGCTATCAGCACAACGACGCCTTCCCGGGCTCGCATCCGCTGTTCGCCGGCCCCTTGGGCTACAACGGCTCCAAGGCCGGCATGGAACTGATCTCCAAGGCCGACGTGGTGCTGGCGCTGGGCACCCGGTTGAACCCGTTCTCGACCCTGCCCGGCTACGGCATGGATTACTGGCCGAAGAACGCCAAGATCATCCAGGTCGACATCAAGGCCGAACGCATCGGCCTGACCAAGAAGGTCGACGTGGCCATCCAGGGCGATGCCAAGCAGGTCGCCGAACAGATCCTGGCCGGGCTGGCCCCGACCGCCGGCGACGCCGGCCGCAAGGAGCGCGAAGACCTGATCTCGACCACCAAGTCGCGCTGGCTGCAGACCCTGTCGTCCATGGACCACGAAGACGATGATCCGGGCACGACCTGGAACGAGCGCGCCCGCAACAAGCATCCGGAGCGCATGTCGCCGCGCATGGCCTGGCGCGCCATTCAGGCCGCCCTGCCGCGGGACGCCATCATCTCGTCCGACATCGGCAACAACTGCGCCATCGGCAACGCCTATCCGACCTTCGAGCAGGGCCGCAAGTACCTGGCCCCGGGCCTGTTCGGCCCCTGCGGTTACGGTTTCCCGTCGATCATGGGCGCCAAGATCGCCTGCCCGGACACGCCCGTCGTAGGCTTCGCCGGTGACGGCGCCTTCGGCATCTCCGCCAACGAGATGACCGCCGTCGGTCGCGACGAATGGCCGGCCATCACCATGGTCATCTTCCGCAACTACCAGTGGGGTGCCGAAAAGCGCAACACGACCCTGTGGTATCAGGACAACTTCGTCGGCACGGAACTGGACCTCGACGTCCAGTACGCCAAGATCGCCGATGCCTGCGGCCTCAAGGGCGTGCAAGTCACGACCATGCAGGAACTGACCGAGGCCCTGGACGCCGCCGTCAAGGCGCAGATGGAAAACAAGCAAACGACATTCATCGAGGTCATCCTGAACCAGGAACTGGGCGAGCCCTTCCGCCGCGACGCCATGAAGGCGCCGGTCGAGGTCGCGGGGATCAATCCCGGCGACATGCGCCCGCAGAAAGGGGCCTAA
- a CDS encoding FAD-binding protein, with amino-acid sequence MDTQQTDVLILGSGGAGLFAALHAKDLAPQLKVTVAVKGLLGKTGCTRMVQGGYNVALAPGDSAERHFMDTVEGGKWLNNQELAWTLVTQAQVRIRELENELGCYFDRNPDGSIHQKAFAGQTFDRTVHKGDLTGIEIINRLMEQTWARDVDKLEDHRAIELIKSADGSRISGVLFIDMRTGQFRFVQAKAVLLATGGGPTMYKYHTPSGDKSCDGMAMALRAGLGMRDMEMVQFHPTGLIAGSDTRMTGTIIEEGLRGFGGYLLGGDEQRFMHKYDERKERATRDIVSRAMFTEMRAGNVAANGGLYITMKHLDTAQVRKNFKGMVERCADCGFDLAAGLVEVVPTAHYMMGGAEFEADCSTAIPGLFAAGEDTGGVHGANRLGGNGVANSTVFGGIAGDTIAQWTPDHGRLAEPDPAALEDAVMRAGRPLTQPADNSAGGIDGIRKRLYDLMWEDAGIIRDLDSLKRAESGLETLEADLDRTGVTGTDLAYNLTWHDWLNLKNLILVSKAITAAATARDDSRGAHYRADYPDVRDVENSRFTRVTLDGHGEINMTTEPVKFTRVKPGETLLDETAAE; translated from the coding sequence ATCGACACACAGCAGACCGACGTTCTGATTCTGGGCTCCGGCGGGGCCGGGCTGTTCGCGGCCCTGCACGCCAAGGACCTGGCGCCGCAGTTGAAGGTAACCGTGGCGGTCAAGGGCCTGCTCGGCAAGACCGGCTGCACCCGCATGGTTCAGGGCGGCTACAACGTGGCCCTGGCCCCCGGCGACAGCGCAGAACGCCATTTCATGGACACGGTCGAAGGCGGCAAATGGCTCAACAACCAGGAGCTTGCCTGGACCCTGGTGACCCAGGCCCAGGTCCGCATCCGCGAACTGGAAAACGAACTCGGCTGTTATTTCGACCGCAACCCGGACGGCAGCATCCACCAAAAAGCCTTCGCCGGGCAGACCTTCGACCGCACGGTCCACAAGGGCGATCTGACCGGGATCGAGATCATCAACCGCCTGATGGAACAGACCTGGGCGCGCGATGTCGACAAGCTGGAAGACCACCGCGCCATCGAGCTGATCAAGTCGGCGGACGGATCACGCATTTCCGGCGTGCTGTTCATCGACATGCGCACGGGCCAGTTCCGCTTCGTCCAGGCCAAGGCCGTGCTGCTGGCCACCGGCGGCGGGCCGACCATGTACAAGTACCACACGCCGTCGGGCGACAAATCCTGCGACGGCATGGCCATGGCCCTGCGCGCAGGCCTCGGCATGCGCGACATGGAAATGGTGCAGTTCCACCCCACGGGCCTGATCGCCGGGTCGGACACGCGCATGACCGGCACGATCATCGAGGAAGGCCTGCGCGGTTTCGGCGGCTACCTTCTGGGCGGCGACGAACAGCGCTTCATGCACAAGTATGATGAGCGCAAGGAACGCGCGACCCGCGACATCGTGTCTCGCGCCATGTTCACGGAAATGCGCGCGGGTAATGTGGCGGCCAACGGCGGGCTCTACATCACCATGAAGCATCTGGATACGGCCCAGGTGCGCAAGAACTTCAAGGGCATGGTGGAACGCTGCGCCGATTGCGGCTTCGATCTTGCCGCCGGGCTGGTCGAGGTCGTGCCGACGGCCCATTACATGATGGGCGGGGCCGAGTTCGAGGCCGATTGCTCCACCGCCATCCCCGGTCTGTTCGCCGCCGGTGAGGATACGGGCGGCGTGCACGGCGCCAACCGCCTGGGCGGCAACGGGGTCGCCAATTCCACGGTGTTCGGCGGCATCGCCGGCGACACCATCGCCCAGTGGACGCCGGACCACGGCCGGCTTGCCGAACCGGATCCGGCTGCACTGGAAGACGCGGTGATGCGCGCCGGACGGCCGCTGACCCAGCCCGCCGACAATTCGGCCGGCGGCATCGACGGCATCCGCAAGCGGCTCTACGACCTGATGTGGGAAGACGCCGGCATCATCCGTGATCTCGACTCATTGAAGCGGGCCGAATCCGGATTGGAAACCCTGGAGGCTGACCTGGACCGCACCGGCGTCACCGGCACGGACCTGGCCTATAACCTGACCTGGCATGACTGGCTGAACCTGAAGAACCTGATCCTGGTGTCCAAGGCGATCACGGCGGCGGCCACGGCGCGCGACGACTCGCGCGGCGCACATTACCGTGCCGACTATCCGGACGTGCGTGATGTGGAAAATTCCCGCTTCACCCGCGTCACCCTGGACGGCCACGGCGAGATCAACATGACGACGGAGCCTGTGAAATTCACCCGCGTGAAACCGGGGGAGACGTTGTTGGACGAGACGGCGGCGGAGTAG
- a CDS encoding bifunctional enoyl-CoA hydratase/phosphate acetyltransferase: MLSTTPFEVPQYLLDRARGLPRVPMAVAGADNMVVMESARQATDAGLITPVLVGDRDEIESLAETMAWDISGFRIVETGEEDETAAARMAVALARDGEVQALMKGHVHTDALMAAVVARETGLRTGRRLSHVFHMTVPGSDRVLMITDGAVNVAPSENTLMDIVNNAVSLAHALGNAEPKVAILSGTESALPAMPSSMQAKAIVERARAGEVLGAIVDGPFAFDNAISPEAAKFKGIDSPVAGNADILVVPNIETGNGLFKMMVYFMSGLAAGVVLGAKVPIVLTSRADPPEARFAATAIAAIAAARGTNGPA; encoded by the coding sequence ATGCTGAGCACCACGCCGTTCGAAGTTCCCCAATACCTGCTTGACCGCGCCCGTGGTCTTCCCCGCGTGCCCATGGCCGTGGCCGGGGCCGACAACATGGTGGTCATGGAAAGTGCGCGTCAGGCGACGGATGCCGGCCTGATCACGCCGGTTCTGGTCGGTGACCGGGACGAGATCGAAAGCCTGGCCGAGACCATGGCCTGGGACATATCCGGTTTCCGCATCGTCGAAACCGGGGAAGAGGACGAGACCGCCGCCGCGCGCATGGCCGTGGCCCTGGCCCGCGACGGTGAGGTTCAGGCCCTGATGAAAGGCCATGTCCATACCGACGCCCTGATGGCCGCCGTGGTCGCGCGGGAAACCGGGCTGCGCACGGGACGGCGTCTCAGCCACGTGTTCCACATGACCGTCCCGGGGTCGGACCGCGTGTTGATGATCACCGACGGGGCCGTCAACGTCGCGCCCAGCGAAAATACCCTGATGGATATCGTCAACAACGCGGTCAGCCTGGCCCATGCGCTCGGAAATGCGGAACCCAAGGTCGCCATCCTGTCCGGCACGGAAAGTGCGCTGCCGGCCATGCCGTCGAGCATGCAGGCCAAGGCCATTGTCGAGCGCGCCCGCGCCGGCGAGGTTTTGGGCGCCATCGTCGACGGGCCCTTCGCCTTCGACAACGCCATTTCGCCCGAGGCGGCGAAGTTCAAGGGCATCGACAGCCCCGTCGCCGGCAATGCCGACATCCTGGTCGTGCCCAATATCGAAACGGGCAACGGGCTGTTCAAGATGATGGTCTATTTCATGAGCGGCCTGGCTGCGGGCGTCGTGCTGGGCGCCAAGGTGCCGATCGTGCTGACGTCGCGCGCCGATCCGCCCGAAGCCCGCTTCGCCGCCACCGCCATCGCCGCCATCGCGGCCGCCCGGGGGACTAACGGTCCAGCTTGA
- the sdhC gene encoding succinate dehydrogenase, cytochrome b556 subunit: MKTHRNHANYWAFVLHRVSGLALLLFLPAHFYVLALAVEQAATLDMFLSWTEAPLVKLLETGLVVLLAAHMTGGLRILAIEFLAWRNWQKSVVAITGGLSLAAGLLFFLNAG; this comes from the coding sequence ATGAAGACGCATCGCAATCACGCCAACTACTGGGCCTTCGTCCTGCACCGGGTTTCCGGACTTGCCCTGTTGCTGTTCCTGCCGGCGCATTTTTATGTCCTGGCCCTGGCCGTTGAACAGGCCGCGACCCTCGACATGTTCCTCAGCTGGACCGAGGCGCCCTTGGTTAAGCTTCTGGAAACCGGGCTGGTGGTCCTGCTGGCGGCCCATATGACCGGCGGTCTCCGCATCCTGGCCATTGAATTCCTGGCCTGGCGTAATTGGCAGAAATCCGTGGTCGCCATCACCGGCGGGCTGTCGCTCGCGGCCGGGCTGCTGTTCTTTCTCAATGCGGGATGA
- a CDS encoding fumarate hydratase C-terminal domain-containing protein, with product MTEHTIHMPCTEEQIGELKAGDTVILEDWLYGIRDATQIHMFDKGRKSRFDLNGHAVIHTAPNVKKVPKSNFCPAGYESVCIGTTTSQRMERFTRPLMQEYGVRMVIGKGGLGEDSRAAFKEFGGVYLAIIGGTAALETTWIEQITDVDLEDLNPECLWEFKINHFGPLLVAMDAHGGSLYDGVKKTAEDRRAEALASMGVSS from the coding sequence ATGACCGAACACACGATCCACATGCCCTGCACCGAGGAACAGATCGGCGAATTGAAAGCGGGTGATACGGTGATCCTGGAGGACTGGCTGTACGGCATCCGCGATGCGACGCAGATCCACATGTTCGATAAGGGCCGCAAGTCCCGGTTCGATCTGAACGGCCATGCGGTGATTCACACGGCCCCCAACGTGAAGAAGGTGCCGAAATCCAATTTCTGCCCGGCGGGTTATGAGAGTGTGTGCATCGGCACCACGACGTCGCAGCGCATGGAGCGGTTCACCCGGCCGCTGATGCAGGAATACGGCGTGCGCATGGTGATCGGCAAGGGCGGTCTGGGTGAGGACAGCCGCGCCGCGTTCAAGGAATTCGGCGGCGTGTACCTGGCCATCATCGGCGGCACGGCGGCGCTGGAGACCACCTGGATCGAGCAGATCACGGATGTGGACCTGGAAGACCTCAATCCCGAATGTCTGTGGGAATTCAAGATCAATCACTTCGGCCCGCTGCTGGTCGCCATGGATGCCCACGGCGGCTCGCTCTATGACGGGGTCAAGAAAACCGCCGAAGACCGCCGCGCCGAAGCGCTGGCCAGCATGGGAGTTTCCTCGTGA
- a CDS encoding PLP-dependent aminotransferase family protein gives MRDGIFHLDRRPNISIQGQIREMLVSAILGRQLPAGDPLPSSRKLAKSLGVSRNTVVLAYQGLVDDGYLESRERSGFYVTDDIMEGRADEPAALPPTPDPRPSNGPDWAARFQVHPSDQANIEKPGNWLTYPYPFIYGQVDQSLFPIAQWRECSRQALGRKGMDVWTGDALAADDPMLVEQIQTRLLPRRGILARDDEILVTLGAQNALYILAALLVREDTRVAIEDPGYPDVRNIFGLKTDHILPVPVDAHGLPVDKQLDGADIVFVTPSHQAPTTVTMPKARRQGLLTRAGEKDFVIIEDDYEWETNYVSEPTPALKSMDTAGRVIYVGSLSKTLFPGLRLGYLVGPAPLIKEARALRRLMLRHAPNNNQRTAALFLALGHHDSLVHKLQKAYRERWKIMGRALADHLPGWSKAPTFGGTSYWVSGPTGFDAGKLADRALDDGVIIEPGRVTFAQPSPPRNHFRLGFSSIAAERIEPGIRLLADIVKRDF, from the coding sequence ATGCGCGACGGCATATTTCACCTGGACCGGCGGCCCAACATTTCGATCCAAGGCCAGATCCGCGAGATGCTGGTCTCGGCCATCCTCGGCCGCCAGTTGCCGGCCGGCGACCCTCTGCCGTCGTCACGTAAATTGGCGAAAAGCCTGGGCGTATCGCGCAATACGGTGGTCCTGGCCTATCAGGGACTGGTCGACGACGGTTATCTGGAATCCCGCGAACGGTCCGGCTTCTACGTCACCGACGACATCATGGAGGGTCGCGCCGACGAACCCGCGGCCCTGCCGCCCACGCCTGACCCACGGCCCAGCAATGGCCCCGATTGGGCCGCGCGGTTCCAGGTCCATCCATCCGATCAAGCCAATATCGAAAAGCCGGGCAACTGGCTGACCTATCCCTATCCGTTCATTTACGGCCAGGTGGACCAATCCCTGTTTCCCATCGCGCAGTGGCGGGAATGCTCGCGCCAGGCGCTCGGCCGCAAGGGCATGGACGTGTGGACCGGCGACGCCCTCGCCGCCGACGATCCCATGCTGGTGGAACAGATTCAGACGCGCCTGCTGCCGCGCCGGGGCATTCTGGCCCGCGACGATGAAATCCTGGTGACGTTGGGCGCGCAAAACGCGCTCTATATCCTGGCCGCCCTTTTGGTCCGCGAAGACACCCGCGTCGCCATCGAAGATCCGGGGTATCCCGACGTGCGAAACATCTTCGGGCTGAAGACCGACCACATCCTGCCGGTCCCGGTCGACGCCCACGGCCTGCCCGTGGACAAACAGTTGGACGGCGCCGACATCGTGTTCGTGACGCCGTCGCATCAGGCCCCGACCACGGTCACCATGCCCAAGGCCCGGCGTCAGGGCCTGCTGACCCGCGCCGGAGAAAAGGACTTCGTGATCATCGAAGACGATTACGAATGGGAAACCAATTACGTGTCCGAGCCGACGCCGGCCCTGAAATCCATGGATACGGCCGGTCGGGTGATCTACGTGGGATCGCTGTCCAAGACCCTGTTCCCCGGCCTACGCCTGGGCTATCTGGTCGGCCCGGCGCCGCTGATCAAGGAAGCCCGCGCCTTGCGCCGGCTGATGCTGCGCCACGCGCCCAACAACAACCAGCGCACGGCGGCATTGTTCCTCGCCCTCGGCCATCACGACAGCTTGGTCCACAAGCTGCAGAAGGCTTACCGCGAACGCTGGAAGATCATGGGCCGGGCACTCGCCGACCACCTGCCCGGCTGGTCCAAGGCGCCGACCTTCGGGGGCACCAGCTACTGGGTCAGCGGGCCAACCGGCTTCGACGCCGGAAAGCTGGCCGACCGCGCCCTCGACGACGGTGTCATCATCGAACCGGGCCGCGTCACCTTCGCCCAACCCAGCCCGCCCCGGAATCATTTCCGCCTGGGATTTTCGTCAATCGCGGCGGAACGGATCGAGCCGGGCATCCGCCTTTTGGCCGATATCGTGAAGCGGGATTTTTGA
- a CDS encoding three-Cys-motif partner protein TcmP — protein MAKPKNFLWTPGDPPPLIEPHSLAKLDVLHGYLSRYIETLGILVKMPVLRLDVVDGFAGGGQFTDKQGNVRFGSPLTFLRSIEAARIAVGEKRGRPLDIEARYFFVDSDKHAIEYLRQTLIDQGFKDAIGVSIYLINAEFSSVYEKIVGQISARSGRAKAIFLLDQFGYSDVPLDSIANILRKLPRSEIILNFATDSLLAYLNDSTEFRQALHKAGISESILEDDQIVGKQKGWRFLAERELSAAIKHATGSKFYTPFYIVSEESHRAYWLVHLCMHPKAHDEMIKTHWDVGNLFRHYGGPGTKMHMWGYNARNDPGLSGILDFGFDDIDKNECIKALQAELPDLIYSQEEGTTFKNLANSISNNTVAWQDLIKEQLGFLQSEGELEIITPNGNQREAAGRISDGDILRRKRQTVFPFMKR, from the coding sequence ATGGCAAAGCCGAAGAATTTTCTCTGGACGCCTGGTGATCCACCACCTCTCATCGAGCCTCACAGTCTTGCTAAACTCGACGTTCTTCACGGGTACCTCTCTCGATACATCGAAACTCTTGGCATCTTGGTGAAGATGCCAGTATTGCGGCTCGATGTTGTCGACGGTTTTGCTGGAGGCGGACAATTCACGGACAAACAAGGAAATGTCCGCTTTGGATCCCCTCTTACGTTTCTACGTTCGATTGAAGCTGCACGGATTGCGGTCGGGGAAAAGCGCGGCAGGCCCCTAGATATTGAAGCTCGTTATTTCTTTGTAGACTCCGACAAACACGCCATCGAATACCTAAGACAAACCTTGATCGATCAAGGATTTAAAGACGCGATCGGGGTATCGATTTATTTGATCAACGCGGAATTTTCATCGGTTTACGAAAAGATCGTCGGTCAAATTTCTGCTCGAAGCGGCCGTGCGAAAGCCATTTTCCTTCTCGATCAATTTGGATACTCGGATGTTCCATTAGATTCGATTGCGAACATTCTTCGGAAGCTACCTCGGTCAGAGATAATTCTGAACTTCGCCACAGACTCACTTTTGGCATACTTGAATGACTCCACAGAGTTCAGACAGGCACTTCACAAAGCGGGAATTTCAGAATCTATCCTTGAAGACGATCAAATCGTGGGGAAGCAAAAGGGGTGGCGCTTCCTCGCTGAACGAGAACTGTCAGCCGCGATCAAACACGCCACCGGCTCTAAATTCTACACACCTTTTTATATTGTCTCTGAAGAAAGCCACCGAGCCTATTGGTTAGTGCACCTTTGCATGCATCCAAAGGCACACGACGAAATGATTAAGACGCACTGGGATGTTGGAAATCTGTTCAGACACTACGGTGGACCCGGCACTAAAATGCATATGTGGGGCTACAACGCGAGAAACGATCCCGGTCTTTCAGGAATATTGGACTTTGGGTTTGACGACATAGACAAAAATGAATGCATTAAGGCCTTACAGGCCGAATTGCCCGATCTAATATATAGTCAAGAAGAAGGCACCACTTTTAAAAATTTAGCCAATTCGATCTCAAACAATACGGTTGCATGGCAAGACCTGATCAAGGAGCAACTTGGATTTCTTCAATCCGAAGGCGAGTTAGAAATCATCACGCCGAACGGAAATCAAAGGGAGGCTGCTGGCCGTATATCTGATGGTGACATTCTCCGCCGCAAACGCCAAACCGTGTTTCCTTTTATGAAACGTTAG
- a CDS encoding phage Gp37/Gp68 family protein: protein MTQESQIEWTNLTWNPVTGCTKISAGCDNCYAERFAERFRGVPGHPYEEGFDLTLRPHRLNQPLTIRTPKMIFVNSMSDLFHKNVPFAYVDKVFDTMEQARWHTFQVLTKRSSRMRDYVNRRYGDGAAPLHIWLGTSVEDGSKKSRIKHIRDMQAGTRFLSVEPLIGPIGKVDLTGIHWVIVGGESGPGFREMKEEWATEVRDQCIAQKIPFFFKQWGGFRPKTGGRELEGQLWDGFPASRAAQTAGVAAE from the coding sequence ATGACTCAGGAATCGCAGATCGAATGGACCAACCTGACGTGGAACCCGGTGACGGGCTGCACGAAGATCAGTGCGGGCTGCGACAACTGCTATGCAGAGCGTTTCGCGGAGCGGTTCCGGGGCGTGCCGGGCCATCCGTATGAGGAAGGCTTCGACCTGACCCTGCGCCCGCATCGCCTGAACCAACCCCTCACCATCCGCACCCCGAAGATGATCTTCGTGAACTCCATGAGCGACCTGTTCCACAAGAACGTGCCGTTCGCCTATGTGGACAAGGTCTTCGACACCATGGAGCAGGCCCGCTGGCACACCTTCCAGGTGCTGACCAAACGGTCGTCGCGCATGCGCGATTACGTGAATCGGCGCTACGGCGACGGCGCGGCTCCCTTGCACATTTGGCTCGGCACCTCGGTCGAGGACGGGTCCAAGAAATCCCGCATCAAGCATATCCGTGACATGCAGGCCGGCACGCGTTTCCTTTCCGTCGAACCCTTGATCGGCCCCATCGGCAAGGTCGACCTTACCGGCATCCATTGGGTGATCGTCGGCGGCGAAAGCGGCCCCGGTTTCCGCGAGATGAAGGAAGAATGGGCGACCGAAGTCCGCGACCAATGCATCGCCCAGAAAATTCCGTTCTTCTTCAAACAATGGGGCGGCTTCCGGCCCAAGACTGGCGGGCGCGAATTAGAAGGACAGTTGTGGGACGGGTTTCCTGCTAGTAGAGCGGCACAAACGGCAGGTGTCGCCGCAGAATAA
- a CDS encoding fumarate hydratase has translation MKLDLAAVEETAKHLYIQALKILPPDIKDGFKRLDATETDPTAKSILATMIKNIDVAEDTTNLLCQDTGIPIYNILIGRGVEVDGHALKEAIRKGCERATTEHPLRSSVVHPITRVNEQTSCGIKVPVITIDFSDKDEFFEMEMIPKGSGSENGSFLKMCIPAEGVAGIKTFVVDKVMEVGGRVCPPTIVGVGVGGTSDLCTKLAKKAGARPLGSVCEDPEGAKLEKELSAAVNMLGIGPQGLGGDSTAFAVHVETAATHITMNPVAVNIMCHSARRARATFTPKGVEIGF, from the coding sequence ATGAAACTCGATCTCGCCGCCGTCGAGGAAACGGCCAAACACCTCTATATCCAGGCGCTGAAGATTCTGCCGCCGGACATCAAGGACGGCTTCAAGCGCCTGGACGCGACGGAGACGGATCCGACGGCCAAGTCGATCCTGGCGACCATGATTAAGAACATCGACGTGGCCGAGGACACGACCAACCTTTTGTGTCAGGACACCGGCATCCCGATCTACAACATCCTGATCGGGCGCGGGGTCGAGGTCGACGGCCACGCCTTGAAGGAGGCGATCCGCAAAGGCTGTGAGCGGGCCACCACCGAACACCCGCTGCGCTCTTCCGTCGTCCATCCGATCACCCGGGTCAACGAACAGACCTCCTGCGGCATCAAGGTGCCGGTCATTACCATCGACTTTTCCGACAAGGACGAGTTCTTCGAGATGGAAATGATCCCCAAGGGGTCCGGCTCGGAGAACGGCAGTTTCCTGAAGATGTGCATTCCGGCCGAGGGCGTGGCCGGCATCAAGACCTTCGTCGTCGACAAGGTGATGGAAGTGGGCGGGCGCGTCTGCCCACCGACCATCGTCGGCGTCGGCGTCGGCGGCACGTCGGACCTCTGCACCAAGCTGGCCAAGAAAGCCGGGGCCCGGCCCTTGGGTTCCGTCTGCGAGGACCCGGAAGGGGCGAAGTTGGAAAAGGAACTGAGCGCCGCCGTCAACATGCTGGGCATCGGCCCGCAGGGCTTGGGCGGTGATTCCACTGCCTTCGCCGTGCATGTCGAAACCGCCGCCACCCACATCACCATGAACCCGGTCGCCGTCAACATCATGTGCCATTCGGCGCGCCGCGCCCGGGCGACCTTTACGCCCAAGGGCGTCGAGATCGGCTTCTAG
- a CDS encoding sulfite exporter TauE/SafE family protein yields the protein MTELSPELIVVLGAFLAAFVAGSSGFGDALVSAAFWLHVLPPVEAAPLIILTGITLHVFLLIRLRSRLDFSRLLPFLSLGVIGVPIGTWLLQHLPAEPFKIAVGALLVLYGGGLLVFANPPTITRGGRGMDAAAGGIGGVLGGMAGLSGIVPAVWSGLRGWPRDQARGVTQPFILIMHSLSLAAMAYAGLITPQLAHNYLWALPAMALGGLIGIGCYTRLNEERFRCIVLAILAGAGVTLIV from the coding sequence ATGACCGAGCTGTCGCCCGAACTGATCGTGGTGCTCGGGGCGTTCCTGGCGGCCTTTGTCGCGGGATCGTCCGGGTTCGGCGACGCCTTGGTGTCGGCGGCGTTCTGGCTGCATGTCCTGCCGCCGGTCGAGGCGGCCCCCCTGATCATCCTGACCGGCATCACCCTGCATGTGTTCCTGTTGATCCGCCTGCGCAGCCGGTTGGATTTCTCGCGGCTGCTGCCGTTCCTGTCCCTGGGCGTGATCGGCGTGCCGATCGGCACCTGGCTGCTGCAACATCTGCCGGCGGAACCATTCAAGATCGCGGTCGGTGCCTTGCTTGTGCTTTACGGCGGTGGCTTGCTGGTTTTCGCCAACCCGCCGACCATCACCCGCGGCGGGCGCGGGATGGACGCGGCGGCGGGGGGCATCGGCGGGGTGCTGGGCGGTATGGCGGGCTTGTCCGGCATCGTGCCCGCGGTGTGGAGCGGCCTGCGCGGCTGGCCCCGCGACCAGGCCCGCGGCGTGACCCAGCCGTTTATCCTGATCATGCACAGCCTGTCCCTGGCCGCCATGGCCTATGCGGGCCTGATCACGCCGCAGCTGGCGCATAACTACCTTTGGGCCCTTCCGGCCATGGCCCTGGGCGGCCTGATCGGCATCGGCTGCTACACCCGTTTGAACGAAGAACGCTTCCGGTGCATCGTCCTGGCCATCCTGGCCGGCGCCGGGGTGACGTTGATTGTCTAG